A single window of Cryptococcus tetragattii IND107 chromosome 4 map unlocalized Ctg04, whole genome shotgun sequence DNA harbors:
- a CDS encoding N2,N2-dimethylguanosine tRNA methyltransferase: protein MATQPQYTVPLKEPHPSNHRLHTESTTTIFLPNEGAFLNPVQHYNRDMSVAVIRAWNEMRKEELEEKWRIRLERRGGKPRPKKKKSKKATEGEAKAVATETEEQKTEKDRIMEVEGDALAEVKEGEEPVAGPSNGAGISKFRAPSINILEALAATGLRSIRYAKEIPNVKYVLANDLSPSACEAMRRNVEFNGVGIDYEAPVKEEHEVPAEVGETSKEETKEEIKEGGAVEQVEKKQEVQSEMKDEVGRRPGCRGRVKINEGDACAFMYNHRSAVGPSARVDVVDLDPYGTAAPFLDAAIGCISDGGLLAITCTDLAVLAGQQYPEKCYSNYGGTNVHAEYTHEAALRLVMHSLASVAARYGRYITPLLSFSIDFYVRLFVRIDTRPEQVKYLASQTGVVFTCQYCQTAVNQPFGKVISKETAKGKEMTAFKTVAGPTASNGSACEECGGTMHLGGPLWLGPLQDNEFAKRVIKEIESTEKEYKTYNRMLGMLTLASQELPNPWFFTANRIAKSVHAPSLPMNKILSALLNAGYKISRSHCSAGAVKTDAPRSFIYDIMREEAKENPVRMDKIAEGSPARKILAKPMTYTIDFTPHPDASLERQGKETFYQVNPLPNWGPAPRAKSLGEKRKADVDAENDEADAIGGEAVKRTKVVVEEEEMMNA from the exons ATGGCCACTCAGCCACAATACACCGTCCCTCTCAAGGAACCCCATCCATCCAACCACAGGCTGCACACGGAATCAACCACGaccatctttcttccaaatgAAGGCGCTTTCCTCAACCCGGTGCAGCATTACAATCGAGACATGAGCGTGGCCGTCATAAGGGCATGGAacgagatgaggaaagaagaactagaagagaagtggagaattagattggagagaagaggcggaaaaCCCAGGcctaagaagaagaagagcaaaaagGCAACAGAGGGAGAGGCGAAAGCCGTGGCTACCGAGACTGAAGAACAGAAAACAGAGAAAGACAGGATTATGGAAGTTGAGGGTGATGCTTTAGCTgaggtgaaggaaggtgaggaaCCCGTCGCAGGGCCATCGAACGGAGCCGGAATT AGCAAATTCCGGGCGCCTTCCATCAATATTCTTGAAGCTCTTGCTGCCACTGGTCTTAGGTCTATCCGATACGCGAAAGAAATCCCCAACGTTAAGTATGTCCTTGCCAACGACCTTTCACCTTCTGCTTGTGAagcgatgaggagaaaCGTGGAATTCAACGGTGTAGGCATCGATTACGAGGCGCctgtgaaggaagagcacGAAGTCCCGGCTGAAGTGGGTGAAACTtccaaagaagagacaaaagAGGAGATCAAGGAGGGCGGAGCGGTCGAGcaggtcgagaagaaaCAAGAGGTTCAGTCCgaaatgaaggatgaagtcGGTCGACGGCCAGGATGTAGGGGACGAGTCAAGATCAACGAGGGCGATGCTTGCGCCTTCATGTACAACCACCGTTCTGCTGTTGGACCCTCTGCCCGTGTTGACGTTGTCGACCTCGACCCCTATGGTACTGCTGCTCCATTCCTCGATGCCGCCATTGGCTGTATTTCCGATGGTGGCCTGCTCGCTATCACATGCACCGATCTCGCCGTTCTCGCTGGCCAACAGTACCCCGAAAAGTGTTATTCTAATTATGGTGGTACCAACGTTCACGCCGAGTACACTCATGAAGCTGCGTTAAGGCTTGTGATGCACTCTCTGGCGAGCGTTGCGGCGCGATACGGGAGATACATCACGCCTCTTTTATCATTTTCCATCGATTTCTATGTGAGATTGTTTGTAAGGATCGACACCAGGCCAGAGCAGGTCAAGTATCTTGCTAG TCAAACAGGTGTGGTCTTCACTTGTCAATACTGTCAAACAGCTGTCAACCAACCATTCGGCAAGGTGATCTCTAAAGAAACTGCCAAAGGCAAGGAGATGACCGCATTCAAGACTGTTGCCGGGCCCACGGCCAGTAACGGATCCGCTTGCGAAGAATGTGGAGGGACCATGCAC CTTGGAGGACCTCTTTGGCTTGGTCCCTTGCAAGATAACGAGTTCGCCAAACGTGTCATtaaggagattgagagcACAGAGAAGGAGTACAAGACGTACAACAGGATGTTGGGAATGTTGACGTTAGCTTCTCAAGAACTGCCCAATCCATGGTTCTTCACCGCGAACAGAATCGCCAAATCTGTACACGCCCCCTCCTTACCTATGAACAAGATTCT CTCCGCCTTGCTTAATGCAGGCTACAAGATCTCCCGTTCCCATTGTTCCGCAGGTGCCGTCAAGACCGATGCCCCTCGTTCATTTATCTACGACATCAtgcgagaagaagcaaaggagAACCCTGTGAGGATGGATAAGATTGCAGAAGGATCGCCTGCTAGGAAGATTTTGGCAAAGCCCATGACTTACACGATCGACTTCACTCCCCATCCCGACGCATCCCTAGAACGACAAGGTAAAGAAACGTTCTACCAAGTCAATCCCTTGCCCAACTGGGGTCCCGCGCCTAGGGCAAAGAGTCTCggtgagaagagaaaggcggACGTGGATGctgagaatgatgaagcGGACGCCATAGGAGGGGAGGCTGTTAAGAGAACGAAGGTTGtagtggaagaggaggaaatgaTGAACGC